One segment of Haloplanus natans DSM 17983 DNA contains the following:
- a CDS encoding amphi-Trp domain-containing protein, whose product MPEEQLFKTEDVHTRSEIAQTLTAAAEQIESGTVELTSATQEQSVSIPDEPTLEVELERLTDSETGEQRYELEYELRWTE is encoded by the coding sequence ATGCCTGAAGAACAGCTCTTCAAGACCGAAGACGTGCACACCCGATCGGAGATCGCACAGACGCTCACCGCGGCCGCGGAACAGATCGAGTCCGGAACGGTGGAGCTAACGAGCGCGACACAGGAGCAGTCGGTATCGATTCCGGACGAGCCGACGCTCGAAGTGGAGCTAGAGCGACTGACGGACTCGGAAACGGGCGAGCAACGATACGAACTCGAGTACGAACTTCGCTGGACGGAGTGA